The genomic window CGACACCACGCGCCCTGTGTGATGCATGAGATACGACAGGAGCCGGTATTCGTGGCTGGTCAGCTTCACCGGATGGCCGTCCACGCTGACGCGCCCCGTGCGGGTGTCGAGCCGCACCGGCCCGCAATTGAATTCGCTTTTGGCGTGTCCGGCCGAGCGGCGCAGCAGTGCCCGCACCCGCGCCAGCACCTCTTCCATGTGGAAGGGCTTGGGCACGTAATCGTCGGCGCCGGCGTCGAAGCCCTGCACCTTGTCGCTCCAGCGGTCGCGTGCGGTCAGCATCAAGACTGGCATGGCGCGGCCGGCGCGACGCCAGGCCTCCAGCACCGAGATGCCGTCCATCTTCGGGAGCCCGATATCGAGGATCACCGCGTCATAGGGCTCGGTCTCGCCGAGATAATGCCCCTCCTCGCCGTCGAAGGCACGGTCGACGACATAGCCCGCGTCGGTCAGCGCGGTGGCGAGCTGGCGGTTGAGATCGGGATCATCCTCGACGACGAGGAGACGCAAAATGGAACCCTCCGGATCAGTCGGCCTGGTCAGCCGCCTTCGACCGGCTTGCCGGTCTGGGCGTCGATGGCCGTCCGCGTCACCTTGCCATCGCGCGCGACGACTGTCAGCAGGTAGACGAGACCTTTTGAACCCTGGCAGAGCCGGGCATTGACCACTTCATTGCGGCGCGCCTTCGCGGCGCGGATGGCCTTGGATAGCGGTACAACCTTGCCGGAGGCCACCACCGTCCGCCGCTGATCAGGCGTCAGACACTGGCCCGGCTCGGCCTTGACCGGCGCGACAAGGCCGGTGGCGGCCAGGACCGAGGCGAGAATCAGGACTGAGGGAAACATGGTGTGTCCATAGGTATCCGCCGCTGAACCCGGGATGAATACGGATCGAGACGGATTGAGAGCGGAGACACAACTAGGCATCATAGATCGCATCATCGCCTTCACGCAGGTCGCGGATGCCGGACGGCACCGGGAAGCCGTATCCTCGCCCCGGAGCTTCGTGCATCAGCTTCCCGGACTTGTGATAGCTGCTCGTATAAATGTCAGCTCCAATCATCTGCAGCGCAAGCACGATGGCCTGCACTGAATCGGTGCCCCATGCTATTGACTCCTGGCGACCTTCGGGCCAGTCGATTTCGTATCGACAGAACCACGCCGCTTCACGCTGCTCAGGCGCGAAAAGTCTGACCGCGATATCTACGGTGTCGCTCAATTCACGCAGCTTGAGAATGCGAGTCGCAATAATCATCGAGGCACCTCAATAATTCAGAGGCGGAACGGGGCGTCCGGCAAGACAATTCGATAATCGTAACGCGGCTTGAGCATAGCATGCCCGTAATCCGACCATCTTGCATTGGAACATCCTCATCCCCGCCCCGCCGTGAACACCCGCGCCACCTTCTCGAATGGCCGCGCGATGAAGAAGGACAGGATGATGGCCTGCTCGTAAGTGTCGTAGGGCGCCGGCAGTTTTGAAATTCCCCAGCCGAGCGGAAACGTTGAATCGAGCACAATGGCGCCAAAATGAATGACGCAGGGGTAGACCAGCAAAGGCCGGATCCAGGCGGTCACGCGCCAGCCGCGATCGGCCTGCAGAATCTCGGCCTGTTTCCGCCGCGCCTCGAGTTCGGCATTGATCTGCGCCAGCGCGATCTGGGTGTCGGCTGCAGCGCCCGTTTGAAAGCGCGCCAGATCCTCGCTCGCCTTCTGTCGGAAATGTTCGGCGACGCGCGTCACGATGCTCTCAATGACGCCGCTGCCGAAGAGGCCCAACAATTTCAGAAGAATGCCGCCCGTCATCTCAGCCGTCCTTCTGGCCGACGCGGCCGGTGGTGGCTAAACGCAGAATGATGGTGAGGACGCCGATGATGGCGATGATCTTCACCGCATAAGCCGGCGGCAGGAGCGGCGCAAGATCGACGGCCTGCAGCGCATCG from Pseudorhodoplanes sp. includes these protein-coding regions:
- a CDS encoding response regulator transcription factor, with the protein product MRLLVVEDDPDLNRQLATALTDAGYVVDRAFDGEEGHYLGETEPYDAVILDIGLPKMDGISVLEAWRRAGRAMPVLMLTARDRWSDKVQGFDAGADDYVPKPFHMEEVLARVRALLRRSAGHAKSEFNCGPVRLDTRTGRVSVDGHPVKLTSHEYRLLSYLMHHTGRVVSRTELVEHLYDQDFDRDSNTIEVFVGRIRKKLGVDVIQTVRGLGYLLTPPDAR